One window of Aquipuribacter hungaricus genomic DNA carries:
- the efeU gene encoding iron uptake transporter permease EfeU has protein sequence MVGTFLIGLREGLEAALVVSILVAYLVRSGRRALLPWVWTGVAAAALVSMGVGAALTYGPRGLTFEAQELIGGSLSIVAVGFVTWMVFWMAAAARTISGELRSQVDRAAEAGRRSVVVVAALAVGREGLETALFLWAATRATAGAAGAGSAPLLAAALGILTAVVLGYLVYRGALRIDLSRFFLVTGAFLVVVAGGVLAYGVHDLQEAGVLPGLTTLAFDVSHVVPPTSWYGVLLKGVFNFSPATTVLEAVAWVGYVLPTMALFLRRAWPRPRPAPGGTAAATPTTTSEVTA, from the coding sequence GTGGTCGGCACCTTTCTGATCGGGCTCCGCGAGGGGCTCGAGGCGGCGCTCGTCGTCAGCATCCTCGTGGCCTACCTGGTCCGCAGCGGCCGTCGCGCCCTGCTGCCCTGGGTGTGGACCGGCGTCGCCGCGGCCGCGCTCGTCTCCATGGGCGTGGGCGCCGCGCTCACCTACGGCCCGCGCGGGCTGACGTTCGAGGCGCAGGAGCTCATCGGCGGCTCGCTGTCGATCGTCGCCGTCGGCTTCGTCACGTGGATGGTGTTCTGGATGGCCGCGGCCGCCCGCACCATCTCCGGGGAGCTCCGCAGCCAGGTCGACCGGGCGGCCGAGGCCGGGCGCCGCAGCGTCGTCGTCGTCGCCGCGCTCGCCGTGGGCCGCGAGGGCCTGGAGACCGCGCTGTTCCTGTGGGCGGCCACCCGCGCCACCGCCGGCGCCGCCGGGGCCGGCTCTGCGCCGCTGCTCGCGGCGGCCCTGGGCATCCTCACCGCCGTCGTGCTCGGGTACCTCGTCTACCGCGGCGCGCTGCGGATCGACCTGTCCCGGTTCTTCCTCGTCACCGGCGCCTTCCTCGTCGTCGTGGCCGGCGGCGTGCTCGCCTACGGCGTCCACGACCTGCAGGAGGCCGGCGTGCTGCCGGGCCTGACCACGCTCGCCTTCGACGTCTCCCACGTCGTCCCGCCGACCTCCTGGTACGGCGTGCTGCTCAAGGGCGTCTTCAACTTCTCCCCGGCGACCACGGTCCTCGAGGCCGTCGCGTGGGTCGGCTACGTCCTGCCCACCATGGCGCTGTTCCTGCGCCGCGCCTGGCCCCGCCCCCGTCCCGCCCCCGGTGGCACCGCCGCCGCCACCCCCACCACGACCTCGGAGGTCACGGCGTGA
- a CDS encoding PP2C family protein-serine/threonine phosphatase, whose translation MPRSRAAAVRARAAGWTGGWPHNQPAVFLVFAGLSVLFAVASGTFVTWVPTASAVLLVLLAGYFLQLRYLLLLYPVIAACVAVSGLLRWSTEYKVTPGVVVIIVLSAVLMAGFVRTREVLGVQGNTGQQMLVDLRDRLRAQALPARLPDGVRMEVAQRSANGEGFSGDFVLSVVRPSTGRSRELGPQDVDWAGALEVVVVDVSGKGQAAGTRALLLSGGLSGLLAGSRVAEFLPAANAYLLRQEWEEGFATALHLVLDPATGEYAVRTAGHPPPVQHRAGSGAWEVVPAVQEPALGLLAGGGYAEVRGRLQRGDAMVLYTDGVVENRGRDLAYGLDRLTGQLVRHVRRGFAGAAEAGVDAPRAGADDDRTVVVVWRQ comes from the coding sequence GTGCCCCGGTCCCGTGCTGCCGCCGTGCGCGCGAGGGCGGCCGGCTGGACCGGGGGATGGCCCCACAACCAGCCCGCGGTCTTCCTCGTCTTCGCCGGCCTCAGCGTCCTGTTCGCCGTGGCCAGCGGCACGTTCGTCACGTGGGTGCCCACCGCGTCGGCGGTGCTGCTCGTGCTGCTGGCGGGCTACTTCCTCCAGCTGAGGTACCTGCTGCTGCTGTACCCGGTGATCGCCGCGTGCGTCGCCGTCTCCGGGCTGCTGCGGTGGAGCACGGAGTACAAGGTGACGCCCGGGGTGGTCGTCATCATCGTGCTGAGCGCCGTGCTCATGGCCGGGTTCGTCCGCACCCGCGAGGTGCTCGGCGTCCAGGGCAACACCGGCCAGCAGATGCTCGTGGACCTCCGCGACCGGCTGCGCGCCCAGGCCCTGCCGGCACGGCTGCCGGACGGCGTCCGGATGGAGGTCGCCCAGCGCTCGGCCAACGGGGAGGGGTTCTCCGGCGACTTCGTCCTGTCCGTCGTGCGCCCCAGCACCGGCCGCTCCCGGGAGCTCGGCCCGCAGGACGTCGACTGGGCCGGCGCGCTCGAGGTCGTCGTCGTCGACGTGTCCGGCAAGGGCCAGGCCGCGGGGACGCGCGCGCTGCTGCTGTCCGGCGGGCTCAGCGGGCTGCTCGCCGGCTCCCGGGTCGCGGAGTTCCTGCCCGCGGCCAACGCCTACCTGCTGCGCCAGGAGTGGGAGGAGGGCTTCGCGACCGCGCTGCACCTGGTCCTCGACCCGGCGACGGGGGAGTACGCGGTCCGCACCGCCGGGCACCCGCCGCCCGTGCAGCACCGGGCGGGCTCGGGTGCGTGGGAGGTCGTCCCCGCGGTGCAGGAGCCGGCGCTGGGGCTGCTCGCGGGCGGCGGGTACGCCGAGGTCCGCGGCCGGCTGCAGCGCGGCGACGCGATGGTCCTCTACACCGACGGCGTCGTGGAGAACCGCGGCCGGGACCTGGCCTACGGCTTGGACCGGCTCACCGGGCAGCTGGTGCGCCACGTGCGGCGCGGCTTCGCCGGCGCGGCCGAGGCCGGCGTCGACGCGCCCCGCGCGGGTGCCGACGACGACCGGACCGTGGTCGTCGTCTGGAGGCAGTGA
- the efeO gene encoding iron uptake system protein EfeO produces MNARPTAVRPALLRPVLLRPAARRAAAVPAALSLVLLAGCTDNSEGTGAGALAVDATDSSCEVSETEAPSGTLRFAVTNTGDEVTEFYLLAEDGLRIVGEVENIAPGLSRDLVVATPPGEYFTACKPGMVGDGIRAAFTVTDSGADLAPTGDEAVLVEEASTAYAAYVRDQTEQLLAKTQQFRDLYVAGSDDEARALYPDARLHWERIETVAESFGDLDPSMDAREADLAPGDEFTGWHRLEKDLWPAEAEAGYVGLDTAGRTEMADRLVADTQELYDRTRDMTFTADQIGNGSKGLLDEVATGKVTGEEEFFSHTDLWDFQGNVDGARVGFEGLEPLLRTKDEALADEIATRFDELQVLLDAQRSGDGYVLYTELDEAEVRGLSDAVNALSEPLSRLTSAVLA; encoded by the coding sequence GTGAACGCCCGTCCCACAGCTGTCCGTCCCGCGCTGCTCCGCCCTGTGCTGCTCCGTCCCGCCGCGCGCCGCGCCGCCGCCGTGCCGGCCGCGCTCTCGCTCGTCCTGCTCGCCGGCTGCACCGACAACTCCGAGGGCACCGGGGCCGGGGCGCTCGCGGTCGACGCCACCGACTCCTCCTGCGAGGTCTCGGAGACCGAGGCGCCCTCGGGCACCCTGCGCTTCGCCGTGACGAACACCGGCGACGAGGTCACCGAGTTCTACCTGCTCGCCGAGGACGGCCTGCGCATCGTCGGCGAGGTCGAGAACATCGCCCCGGGCCTGTCCCGCGACCTCGTCGTGGCCACCCCGCCGGGGGAGTACTTCACCGCGTGCAAGCCCGGCATGGTCGGCGACGGCATCCGCGCCGCGTTCACCGTCACCGACTCCGGCGCGGACCTGGCGCCGACCGGCGACGAGGCCGTCCTCGTCGAGGAGGCCAGCACCGCCTACGCCGCCTACGTCCGCGACCAGACCGAGCAGCTGCTGGCCAAGACCCAGCAGTTCCGGGACCTCTACGTGGCCGGCTCCGACGACGAGGCCCGCGCGCTCTACCCGGACGCCCGGCTGCACTGGGAGCGCATCGAGACCGTCGCGGAGTCCTTCGGCGACCTCGACCCCAGCATGGACGCCCGCGAGGCGGACCTGGCCCCCGGCGACGAGTTCACCGGCTGGCACCGGCTGGAGAAGGACCTGTGGCCCGCCGAGGCCGAGGCCGGCTACGTCGGCCTGGACACCGCCGGCCGCACCGAGATGGCCGACCGGCTCGTCGCGGACACCCAGGAGCTGTACGACCGCACCCGGGACATGACGTTCACCGCCGACCAGATCGGCAACGGCTCCAAGGGTCTGCTCGACGAGGTCGCCACCGGCAAGGTCACCGGCGAGGAGGAGTTCTTCTCCCACACCGACCTGTGGGACTTCCAGGGCAACGTCGACGGCGCCCGGGTCGGCTTCGAGGGCCTGGAGCCGCTGCTGCGGACCAAGGACGAGGCCCTCGCCGACGAGATCGCGACCCGCTTCGACGAGCTGCAGGTCCTGCTGGACGCCCAGCGCTCCGGCGACGGGTACGTCCTGTACACCGAGCTCGACGAGGCCGAGGTCCGCGGCCTGTCCGACGCGGTCAACGCCCTGTCCGAGCCGCTGTCGCGGCTGACCTCGGCGGTGCTGGCCTGA